A single genomic interval of Natronolimnobius sp. AArcel1 harbors:
- the mdh gene encoding malate dehydrogenase: protein MTKVSVVGAAGTVGAAAGYNIALRDIADELVFVDIPDQEDTTIGQAADTNHGAAYDSNTTVRQGGYEDTAGSDVVVITAGIPRQPGQTRIDLAGDNAPIMEDIGSSLAEYNDDFVTVTTSNPVDLLNRHLYESGDRAREKVVGFGGRLDSARFRYVISQRYDVPIQNVDATILGEHGDAQVPVFSKVRVDGRDLEFTNDEKETLLEELQTSAMNVIEKKGATQWGPATGVGHTVEAILRDTGEVLPCSVPLEGEYGHEDTAFGVPCKLGSNGIKEVVEWDLTEFERNQLGEAAEKLSDQYDKIA from the coding sequence ATGACGAAAGTTAGCGTGGTCGGCGCGGCCGGGACGGTCGGGGCCGCTGCAGGCTACAACATCGCGCTTCGGGATATCGCAGATGAACTCGTCTTCGTGGACATTCCAGATCAGGAAGACACCACGATCGGACAGGCCGCAGACACCAACCACGGTGCGGCCTACGACTCGAACACGACGGTCCGCCAAGGCGGCTACGAGGACACCGCAGGCTCGGACGTCGTCGTCATCACGGCCGGCATTCCACGCCAGCCCGGCCAGACGCGCATCGACCTCGCGGGCGACAACGCGCCGATCATGGAAGACATCGGCTCCTCGCTCGCCGAGTACAATGACGACTTCGTCACCGTCACCACCTCGAACCCCGTCGACCTGCTCAATCGCCACCTCTACGAGTCAGGCGACCGCGCCCGCGAAAAGGTAGTCGGCTTCGGTGGTCGACTCGACTCCGCGCGCTTCCGATACGTCATCAGCCAGCGCTACGACGTCCCCATCCAGAACGTCGACGCAACCATCCTCGGCGAACACGGCGACGCACAGGTCCCCGTCTTCTCGAAGGTCCGCGTCGACGGCCGCGACCTCGAGTTCACTAACGACGAGAAAGAAACCCTGCTCGAGGAACTCCAGACCTCTGCGATGAACGTCATCGAGAAGAAAGGCGCGACCCAGTGGGGTCCCGCGACGGGCGTTGGCCACACCGTCGAGGCCATCCTCCGCGATACCGGCGAAGTGCTTCCGTGTAGCGTCCCGCTCGAGGGCGAGTACGGCCACGAGGATACTGCCTTCGGCGTCCCGTGTAAACTCGGGTCGAACGGCATCAAAGAGGTCGTCGAGTGGGACCTCACCGAGTTCGAACGCAACCAGCTCGGCGAGGCCGCCGAGAAGCTCTCCGACCAGTACGACAAAATCGCCTGA
- a CDS encoding HAD family hydrolase: protein MTIYDAVLFDSDGVLVEPPPVETQTDATRAAFRAVGIEDPDRQHIDAIVSGVSVDELHEICSAYELEPKTFWEARERHDEESQFAEFRDGSRAQYGDVCAISDFPAAVDCGVVSNNHHSTIEFVLKQFALESFCDTYYGREMTIESLRLKKPNTHYLECALDDLSVSAESALYIGDSKSDIVAAERAGLESVFVRRSHCREVELDTTPTYKIESLHDVAELVSG from the coding sequence GTGACAATATACGACGCCGTGCTCTTCGACAGCGACGGTGTACTCGTCGAACCGCCGCCGGTGGAAACGCAAACCGACGCCACACGGGCCGCATTTCGAGCGGTCGGCATCGAGGACCCGGACCGTCAACACATCGATGCAATCGTGAGCGGTGTGTCAGTCGACGAACTCCACGAGATCTGTTCGGCGTACGAACTCGAGCCCAAGACGTTCTGGGAGGCACGCGAGCGCCACGACGAGGAATCCCAGTTCGCCGAGTTCAGAGACGGGAGCCGAGCGCAGTACGGCGATGTTTGTGCGATTTCGGACTTCCCGGCGGCGGTCGACTGCGGCGTCGTCAGCAACAACCACCACAGCACCATTGAATTCGTCCTCAAACAGTTTGCGCTCGAGTCGTTTTGTGACACGTACTACGGTCGCGAGATGACCATCGAGAGTCTTCGGCTGAAGAAGCCAAACACGCACTATCTCGAGTGCGCGTTGGACGATCTGTCCGTGTCCGCTGAGTCAGCTCTCTACATCGGCGACAGCAAGAGTGATATCGTCGCCGCAGAGCGGGCTGGACTCGAGTCCGTCTTCGTTCGCCGATCCCACTGTCGCGAGGTCGAACTCGATACCACACCGACGTACAAGATCGAGAGCTTACACGATGTAGCCGAACTCGTCAGTGGCTGA
- a CDS encoding ferredoxin — MQVEFDEDTCIGMYQCVAEWDAFTEDKSKGKAILEDSEEVEDGVFVREVPEDAELDAKFAARTCPVDAITIYDDDGEQLIP, encoded by the coding sequence ATGCAAGTCGAATTCGATGAGGACACCTGTATCGGAATGTACCAATGCGTCGCCGAGTGGGACGCCTTCACGGAAGACAAATCGAAAGGAAAGGCAATTCTTGAGGACAGCGAGGAAGTCGAAGACGGCGTGTTCGTCCGCGAGGTTCCCGAAGACGCCGAACTCGACGCAAAGTTCGCCGCTCGAACGTGTCCTGTCGACGCGATCACAATCTACGATGACGACGGCGAGCAGTTGATTCCCTGA
- a CDS encoding inorganic phosphate transporter — protein MAWVLGANSNSPPFAPAIGANAISTMRAAFVIGILAAAGALMQGGSISETVGADLIDGVAITPLAATAGLLTAAGFMAIGIYTRYPIPAAFATTGAMVGVGLSLGGDPAMATYQRLGTFWIMVPFMSGGLAYATAVTLRRDDIPETIGVPLLAGIVGAIVANIRLGVIPDPVADQGTLARFVSQQIGPGPTLVAGVTVGVVIVTILFGVLWFYWVRTQVLESVETGIRSFLLVLGGIVAFSSGGSQVGLATGPLENLFRVELGLPGIVLLSIGATGILAGAWMAAPRLLQATSREYAQLGVRRSIAALVPGFIIAQLAIALGIPISLNNIILSGVIGGGLAAGSAGVSRRKIGFTITFWLFTLGSSIAVGYGLYQLLAFVMGG, from the coding sequence ATGGCGTGGGTGCTCGGGGCGAACAGCAATTCGCCGCCGTTTGCACCGGCAATCGGAGCGAACGCGATTTCGACGATGCGGGCCGCGTTCGTCATTGGTATCCTCGCAGCAGCGGGGGCGCTCATGCAGGGTGGCAGCATCTCCGAAACCGTCGGTGCGGATCTGATCGACGGCGTTGCGATCACGCCACTTGCTGCAACTGCGGGACTACTCACCGCAGCGGGCTTCATGGCTATCGGGATCTACACCCGCTATCCGATCCCTGCTGCGTTCGCGACGACGGGGGCGATGGTCGGCGTTGGCCTCTCACTCGGCGGAGATCCGGCGATGGCGACCTACCAGCGACTCGGGACGTTCTGGATCATGGTCCCGTTTATGTCCGGTGGACTGGCGTACGCAACTGCGGTCACGCTTCGACGTGACGATATTCCCGAAACAATCGGCGTCCCGCTGCTTGCGGGTATCGTCGGCGCAATCGTCGCGAACATCCGCCTCGGTGTTATTCCAGACCCCGTCGCGGATCAGGGAACACTCGCCCGATTCGTCTCCCAGCAGATCGGTCCCGGCCCGACGCTCGTCGCAGGCGTGACCGTGGGCGTCGTCATCGTGACGATACTCTTCGGCGTGCTCTGGTTTTACTGGGTCCGAACGCAAGTCCTCGAGTCTGTCGAGACTGGAATCCGTTCGTTTCTGCTCGTCCTCGGTGGCATCGTCGCGTTCTCCTCGGGCGGCTCACAGGTCGGTCTCGCGACCGGCCCGCTCGAGAATCTCTTTCGTGTCGAACTCGGTCTGCCGGGGATCGTCCTGCTGTCGATTGGCGCGACAGGCATCCTTGCGGGTGCCTGGATGGCTGCCCCGCGATTGTTACAGGCGACCTCGAGAGAGTACGCCCAACTCGGCGTTCGGCGCTCGATTGCGGCGTTGGTTCCCGGCTTCATCATCGCCCAGTTGGCAATCGCACTTGGGATACCGATTTCGCTCAACAACATTATCCTCTCGGGCGTCATCGGCGGCGGCCTGGCAGCCGGATCAGCCGGCGTCTCCCGGCGCAAAATCGGATTCACGATCACCTTCTGGCTATTCACACTTGGCAGTTCCATCGCCGTTGGCTACGGCCTGTATCAGCTCCTTGCGTTCGTGATGGGCGGGTAA
- a CDS encoding universal stress protein, which translates to MVTSDPDTILVPTLGRPREDEALVYALETFPDADVTLLAVVTPLDARMSEGGVLERDDERTAAARERASELVATLDQPTAADRVEIDIADGQPGTVVPQYATDHDVDHVVMYGHDTRSSGFVNRFLGRGIATTVVDRTPRPVTVLE; encoded by the coding sequence ATGGTCACCTCCGATCCTGACACGATCCTCGTTCCGACGCTCGGTCGCCCTCGAGAGGACGAGGCACTCGTGTACGCACTCGAGACGTTCCCTGACGCCGACGTGACGCTTTTGGCGGTCGTCACACCGCTCGATGCCCGGATGAGCGAGGGTGGTGTCCTCGAGCGAGACGACGAGCGAACGGCTGCGGCACGCGAGCGTGCGAGTGAGTTGGTGGCGACGCTCGACCAGCCGACTGCAGCCGACCGCGTCGAAATCGATATCGCAGATGGGCAACCCGGAACCGTCGTCCCGCAGTACGCAACCGATCACGATGTCGACCACGTCGTCATGTACGGCCACGATACCCGCTCGAGCGGGTTCGTCAACCGATTCCTCGGCCGCGGTATCGCAACGACAGTCGTCGACCGAACGCCACGGCCAGTGACGGTCCTCGAGTGA
- a CDS encoding ATP-dependent DNA helicase, which produces MNVEELSGLPPGARSHFREEGIEELYPPQAAAVDAGALEGDNLVAAVPTASGKTMIAALSMLSAVSRGGKALYIVPLRALASEKKAEFEAYEEFGVTTGVATGNYESNSEWLATKDIVVATSEKVDSLVRNGADWLSDLTCVVSDEVHLIDDRTRGPTLEVTLAKLRKLNPGIQQVALSATVGNADEIADWLDAELIDTDWRPIDLQMGVHYGNALNFDDGSTREVPVDGAEKQEAALVRDILQEEGSSLVFVNSRRNAEAAARRLGQVSSEELTDEERADLAELAAEIRDDSDSETSEELAECVERGSAFHHAGLSSTQRSLVEDAFRDRLLKVISATPTLAAGVNTPARRVVVRDWRRFDPSAGGMAPLDVLEVHQMMGRAGRPGLDPYGEAVLLAKSHDESQELFDRYIWADPEAVRSKLAAEPALRTHVLATIASGFARTREGLLEFLEATLYASQSSEAGRLEAVTDNVLDYLERNDFIERSGGGDESADVGGFTSAADLADGGDSASSGPDEDLEATSLGHTVSRLYLDPMSAAEIVHGLERAEERPTALGLYQLISRTPDMYELYLRSGEDEKFGELFYERERELLGDPPSEFEDERFEDWLAALKTGKLLEDWAKEDDEERITERYKIGPGDLRGKVDTAEWLLGAAESLAREIDSEWSVAVREARARVEHGVGEELLELVSVGGVGRKRARRLHNAGIEEPADLRNAEKGTILSVLKGEKTAETILENAGREDPSMDGVEPTGGSTGSASKNRDAKRTDDTVEDEDDDSQASLGDF; this is translated from the coding sequence ATGAACGTCGAGGAGCTGTCGGGGCTCCCGCCCGGTGCCCGCTCGCACTTCCGCGAGGAGGGCATCGAGGAGCTCTACCCGCCACAGGCCGCTGCCGTCGACGCTGGCGCACTCGAGGGAGACAATCTCGTCGCGGCCGTCCCCACCGCCAGCGGCAAGACGATGATCGCCGCCCTCTCGATGCTCTCGGCCGTTTCCCGCGGTGGGAAAGCACTCTATATCGTCCCGCTGCGAGCCTTAGCGAGCGAGAAAAAAGCCGAGTTCGAAGCCTACGAGGAGTTCGGCGTCACGACCGGCGTCGCGACGGGCAACTACGAGTCCAACAGCGAGTGGCTCGCGACGAAGGATATCGTCGTCGCCACCAGCGAAAAGGTCGACTCGCTCGTCCGAAACGGCGCAGACTGGCTTTCAGACCTTACCTGCGTCGTCAGCGACGAGGTCCACCTGATCGACGACCGTACTCGAGGGCCAACGCTCGAGGTGACGCTCGCAAAGCTCCGCAAACTCAATCCTGGCATCCAGCAGGTCGCGCTCTCGGCAACGGTGGGCAACGCCGACGAAATCGCCGACTGGCTCGACGCCGAGTTGATCGACACCGACTGGCGGCCAATTGACCTGCAGATGGGCGTCCACTACGGCAACGCCTTGAACTTTGATGACGGCTCGACCCGCGAGGTGCCCGTCGACGGCGCGGAAAAACAGGAGGCCGCACTCGTCCGCGATATTCTTCAGGAGGAGGGTTCTTCGCTCGTGTTTGTCAACTCCCGGCGCAACGCCGAGGCCGCTGCCCGCCGGTTAGGACAGGTCTCGAGCGAGGAACTCACCGACGAGGAGCGCGCCGACCTCGCCGAGTTGGCCGCAGAGATCCGCGACGACAGCGACAGCGAAACGAGCGAGGAACTCGCCGAGTGCGTCGAACGCGGCTCGGCGTTTCACCATGCTGGGCTCTCAAGCACCCAGCGCTCACTCGTCGAAGATGCCTTCCGCGACCGCCTGCTGAAGGTAATCTCGGCGACGCCCACCTTAGCGGCGGGGGTCAACACGCCAGCCCGCCGCGTCGTCGTCCGCGACTGGCGGCGCTTCGACCCGAGCGCGGGCGGGATGGCCCCCCTCGACGTCCTCGAGGTCCACCAGATGATGGGCCGGGCGGGTCGGCCGGGGCTCGACCCCTACGGCGAGGCTGTCTTGCTCGCCAAGAGCCACGACGAGAGTCAGGAACTGTTCGACCGCTACATCTGGGCCGATCCCGAGGCCGTCCGCTCGAAACTGGCCGCTGAACCCGCCCTGCGGACCCACGTCCTCGCCACCATCGCCTCCGGCTTCGCCCGCACCCGCGAAGGACTTCTCGAGTTCCTCGAGGCCACTCTCTATGCAAGCCAATCGAGCGAGGCAGGCCGACTCGAGGCTGTGACGGACAACGTGCTTGACTACCTCGAGCGCAATGACTTCATTGAGCGCTCGGGCGGTGGTGACGAAAGCGCCGACGTGGGCGGCTTTACCTCCGCTGCCGACCTCGCCGATGGCGGCGACAGCGCAAGTAGCGGCCCAGACGAGGACCTCGAGGCCACCAGCCTCGGCCACACCGTCTCGCGGCTCTACCTCGATCCGATGAGCGCCGCCGAAATTGTGCATGGGCTTGAGCGCGCCGAGGAGCGTCCCACCGCGCTCGGCCTCTATCAACTCATCTCGAGAACGCCGGACATGTACGAACTGTACTTGCGTTCGGGTGAGGACGAAAAATTCGGCGAGCTATTCTACGAGCGCGAGCGCGAACTGCTCGGCGACCCACCAAGCGAGTTCGAGGACGAACGCTTCGAGGACTGGCTCGCCGCGCTCAAAACCGGGAAGTTGCTCGAGGACTGGGCCAAAGAGGACGACGAGGAACGGATCACCGAGCGGTACAAGATCGGTCCGGGCGACCTCCGCGGGAAAGTCGATACCGCCGAGTGGCTGCTCGGAGCCGCCGAGTCGCTCGCGCGGGAAATTGACAGCGAGTGGAGCGTTGCGGTGCGAGAAGCACGCGCCCGCGTCGAACACGGCGTCGGCGAAGAACTGCTCGAGCTCGTCAGCGTCGGCGGCGTGGGCCGCAAGCGCGCCCGCAGGCTCCACAACGCGGGGATCGAAGAACCCGCAGATCTCCGCAACGCGGAAAAGGGCACCATTTTGAGCGTACTCAAAGGCGAGAAGACAGCCGAAACCATCCTCGAGAACGCCGGCCGCGAAGATCCGTCGATGGACGGCGTCGAGCCGACTGGCGGCTCCACTGGGAGCGCCTCAAAAAACAGGGACGCAAAGCGTACCGACGACACAGTTGAGGACGAAGATGACGACAGCCAAGCCAGCCTGGGTGATTTCTAA
- the cgi121 gene encoding KEOPS complex subunit Cgi121, with amino-acid sequence MQLLECHLQIDDIDAFVADLAEIGDRYNVTIQAFDARYVADRAHLERALEFADRALERGENVARDRAVEILLYAAGRRQIDRALEMGVSEGENQAVVLIDRVDPDAEHDSEETETTALEAVTDLEAFVEQTATLENQDEDTLCDFFDIPPAERAATDASLAALVRERVALLEVEK; translated from the coding sequence ATGCAACTACTCGAGTGCCATCTCCAAATCGACGATATCGACGCGTTCGTCGCCGACCTGGCGGAAATCGGCGACCGGTATAACGTGACGATTCAGGCGTTTGACGCGCGCTACGTGGCTGACCGCGCCCACCTCGAGCGCGCCCTCGAGTTTGCCGACAGAGCCCTCGAGCGTGGCGAGAACGTCGCCCGTGACCGCGCCGTTGAAATCCTGCTGTACGCTGCCGGTCGCCGACAGATCGACCGCGCACTCGAGATGGGCGTCAGCGAGGGCGAAAACCAGGCTGTGGTCCTTATCGACCGAGTTGACCCCGATGCTGAGCACGACAGCGAAGAAACAGAAACAACAGCGCTCGAGGCTGTCACCGATCTCGAGGCGTTCGTCGAACAGACAGCAACACTCGAGAATCAGGACGAAGACACGCTGTGTGACTTCTTCGACATTCCGCCGGCAGAGCGAGCGGCGACCGACGCCTCGCTGGCGGCGCTCGTTCGCGAGCGGGTGGCCTTGCTCGAGGTCGAAAAGTAA
- a CDS encoding VIT1/CCC1 transporter family protein encodes MGRLDRLQRVLAKEDVRAISRRYFIANGFDGTLTSIGVVVGAYLSGIGDGVTAIMIGLGAAVGLGTSGVWSVWEIERAQAMAEQERIERAMLTELEDTRLQRENRAAQIVHATASATGPILAIILVLAPLALEGVVFTMFQAVLASILVGIAILATFGIYLASISKQRWYVAAVRMGLAGIVVAALNVVLPG; translated from the coding sequence ATGGGGCGACTCGATCGACTCCAGCGTGTCCTCGCAAAAGAGGACGTCCGCGCGATCTCCCGACGATACTTCATCGCGAACGGCTTCGACGGCACACTCACCAGCATCGGCGTCGTCGTCGGCGCGTACCTGTCGGGGATCGGTGACGGCGTGACGGCGATTATGATCGGCCTGGGCGCAGCCGTCGGCCTCGGCACGTCGGGCGTCTGGAGTGTCTGGGAGATCGAACGCGCCCAGGCGATGGCCGAACAGGAACGCATCGAACGGGCAATGCTTACTGAACTCGAGGATACACGCCTCCAGCGCGAGAATCGGGCCGCCCAGATCGTCCATGCGACGGCGAGTGCAACCGGCCCCATTCTGGCGATTATTCTCGTCCTCGCACCTCTCGCGCTCGAGGGGGTCGTCTTTACGATGTTCCAGGCCGTTCTCGCATCGATTCTCGTCGGTATTGCGATTCTGGCGACGTTCGGGATCTACCTCGCGTCGATCTCGAAACAGCGGTGGTACGTTGCAGCCGTTCGGATGGGGCTCGCGGGAATCGTCGTTGCTGCGCTCAACGTCGTTCTACCGGGCTGA